In Aliarcobacter faecis, a genomic segment contains:
- a CDS encoding tetratricopeptide repeat protein, which translates to MKNVIIRNKIFTLLFIIFSINVYANDLYNKLLSNKNEYFSIDIDINNDGVLDKIISGQPYENNEIYFFIKEKEDYNLFLKGWNFSEDGGNYIYQIEKTSGNMIKIVTLSQNGNYIEEYFLNYVGEDELYLDKVIYINDDYLDPDRKTSICIVKQNIKLVDIYDNNLKIKVPDLLSKEEKCKITYSLNNISLNEIKTRIQNNNRNNFSTVSRYEAILNEIPISIKTLTQYNDIAYYLQQANANEEAIFLLEKIIEKYPNRTVAYLNLADAYLGKNNKEKAKENYKKYIELMKQDNKEEKIPKRVLEF; encoded by the coding sequence ATGAAAAATGTAATAATAAGAAATAAGATATTTACATTATTATTTATAATCTTTTCAATAAATGTTTATGCAAATGATTTATATAATAAATTGTTATCAAATAAGAATGAATATTTTAGTATAGATATAGATATAAATAATGATGGGGTTTTAGATAAAATAATCAGTGGGCAACCTTATGAAAATAATGAAATATATTTTTTTATAAAAGAAAAAGAGGATTATAATTTATTTTTAAAAGGATGGAATTTTTCTGAAGATGGTGGAAACTATATTTATCAAATAGAAAAAACATCTGGAAATATGATAAAAATAGTTACTCTGTCTCAGAATGGAAACTATATAGAGGAATATTTTTTAAATTATGTTGGAGAAGATGAATTGTATTTAGATAAAGTTATTTATATCAATGATGATTATTTAGATCCAGATAGAAAAACATCTATTTGTATTGTAAAACAGAATATAAAATTAGTTGATATTTATGATAATAACTTAAAGATAAAAGTACCTGATTTATTGTCAAAAGAAGAAAAATGTAAGATTACATATAGTCTAAATAATATATCTTTAAATGAAATTAAAACTAGAATACAAAATAATAATCGAAACAATTTTTCAACAGTTAGTAGATATGAAGCAATATTAAATGAAATTCCTATTTCAATAAAAACTTTAACACAATACAACGATATAGCATATTATCTACAACAAGCAAATGCAAATGAAGAAGCTATTTTCCTTTTAGAAAAAATTATAGAAAAATACCCAAATAGAACAGTTGCATATCTAAATCTAGCAGATGCTTATCTTGGAAAAAATAATAAAGAAAAAGCAAAAGAAAATTATAAAAAATATATAGAACTAATGAAACAAGATAATAAAGAAGAAAAAATCCCAAAAAGAGTTTTAGAGTTTTAA